The Niastella koreensis GR20-10 genome includes a window with the following:
- a CDS encoding arabinose isomerase, producing MKTTPAFKIGLFGIGLDTYWPQFNGLKERLEGYLHEVHERIAALHPHIVNAGLVDTADKAFEAGYRFRTEGVNIIFLYVTTYALSSTVLPVVQQAKVPVIVLNLSPEAAIDYAAFNKMNDRTRMTGEWLAYCSACPVPEIANVFLRTGVQFYQVTGMLRNDEVCWKEILEWVEAAKVAHTMSFNRLGCMGHYYSGMLDIYSDLTQQYRFFGGHIELIEVDELAALRRSVTDKEIDDRVQLFYATFDVQNDCSTEELQRAARTSIALDRLTEQYQLGSMAYYYKGTGNHDNEDAISSIILGNSLLSARGIPVAGEYEIKNAQAMKIMDSFGAGGSFTEYYAMDFKEDIVLMGHDGPGHIAIAEGKTKVRPLYVYHGKIGRGLSVEMSVKNGPVTLLSVVQQGNGKLLLLTAEAESVPGPILEIGNTNSRYKFSIGARRFVNDWNSHGPAHHCAVGVGHVVSKIKKLGLLLGMDVVQVC from the coding sequence ATGAAGACTACCCCTGCATTTAAAATTGGTTTATTCGGGATTGGACTGGATACTTACTGGCCTCAGTTTAACGGATTAAAAGAACGGCTGGAAGGCTATCTGCACGAAGTGCATGAACGCATTGCTGCGCTGCACCCCCACATCGTAAATGCCGGTCTGGTTGATACGGCCGATAAAGCCTTTGAAGCCGGTTACCGTTTCAGAACGGAAGGCGTGAATATTATCTTCCTGTACGTAACCACATATGCCTTATCATCGACCGTATTGCCGGTGGTACAGCAGGCCAAAGTACCGGTGATTGTGCTGAACCTGTCGCCCGAAGCGGCGATCGATTATGCCGCCTTCAATAAAATGAACGACCGTACCCGCATGACGGGGGAATGGCTGGCTTATTGTTCGGCCTGTCCCGTACCGGAAATTGCCAATGTATTCCTGCGCACCGGCGTACAGTTTTACCAGGTAACCGGCATGCTGCGCAACGACGAAGTGTGCTGGAAGGAAATACTCGAATGGGTAGAAGCTGCTAAAGTTGCCCACACCATGTCGTTTAACCGCCTGGGTTGTATGGGCCATTATTACAGCGGTATGCTGGATATTTACTCCGACCTTACCCAACAATACCGCTTCTTTGGCGGACATATAGAACTGATTGAGGTGGATGAGCTGGCTGCCTTGCGCCGCTCGGTGACGGATAAAGAAATAGACGATCGCGTACAATTATTTTACGCCACGTTTGATGTACAAAATGATTGTTCAACAGAAGAACTGCAACGCGCCGCGCGTACTTCCATTGCGCTGGACCGTCTTACGGAGCAATATCAGTTAGGCTCCATGGCATATTATTACAAGGGAACCGGTAACCACGATAATGAAGATGCCATCAGCTCCATCATCCTGGGTAATTCTTTATTGTCAGCCCGCGGTATTCCCGTGGCCGGTGAATACGAGATCAAGAATGCACAGGCGATGAAGATCATGGACAGCTTTGGCGCCGGCGGTTCATTTACCGAGTACTATGCCATGGATTTTAAGGAAGATATTGTTCTGATGGGGCACGATGGTCCGGGGCATATTGCCATTGCCGAAGGGAAAACCAAAGTACGGCCGCTGTATGTGTATCATGGCAAAATAGGGCGCGGTTTATCGGTAGAGATGTCGGTAAAGAACGGACCGGTTACTTTATTGTCGGTTGTACAACAGGGAAATGGAAAGCTGCTGTTATTAACCGCAGAAGCGGAATCCGTTCCCGGTCCCATCCTGGAAATAGGCAATACCAACAGCCGCTATAAATTCTCCATCGGCGCCCGCCGTTTTGTAAATGACTGGAACAGCCACGGCCCGGCACATCATTGTGCAGTAGGGGTAGGGCATGTTGTTTCGAAGATTAAAAAGCTTGGGCTATTACTTGGTATGGACGTTGTTCAGGTTTGTTAA
- a CDS encoding YbhB/YbcL family Raf kinase inhibitor-like protein, with the protein MKISPLQITTRSTFRDVSTLHISSPEFETNGFIPSRFTCDGANVNPPLDIVDIPAVTKSLALIMEDPDAPIRPWVHWLAWNMPVAHHIKEDTLFKEQGINDFRENRYGGPCPPYGVHRYFFKVYALDVQLTLTPRTDRKDLERAMDGHILAYGELVGKYMRR; encoded by the coding sequence ATGAAAATATCTCCTTTGCAAATCACAACCAGATCTACCTTTCGCGATGTAAGCACTTTACATATTTCAAGCCCGGAGTTTGAAACCAACGGGTTTATTCCTTCCCGGTTTACCTGTGACGGCGCCAATGTGAATCCCCCGTTGGATATTGTTGATATTCCTGCAGTTACAAAAAGTCTGGCGCTGATAATGGAGGATCCCGATGCGCCCATCAGGCCCTGGGTGCACTGGCTGGCCTGGAATATGCCGGTGGCGCACCATATAAAAGAGGACACCCTGTTTAAAGAACAGGGAATCAACGACTTCAGGGAGAACCGGTATGGCGGGCCCTGTCCGCCTTACGGCGTTCACCGCTACTTTTTTAAAGTGTACGCTTTGGATGTACAATTGACACTTACTCCCAGAACCGACAGGAAGGATTTAGAAAGGGCGATGGATGGGCATATTTTGGCTTATGGGGAGCTGGTTGGGAAGTATATGAGGAGATAG
- the fdhD gene encoding formate dehydrogenase accessory sulfurtransferase FdhD, with protein sequence MQPSVAHIIIKKINAGEQTEVEDELAVEEPLEIQLGWQGPAGFTQKNISVTMRTPGNDAELAAGFLFTEGIVQHIDQIQHILPQENSVLVMLKPGVIPQLQQAERNFFTTSSCGVCGKTGIDAIKTVPVFTQQRENLTVPHGLFYGLQHTLQQKQVVFESTGGLHAAGLFTLQGECELLREDVGRHNAVDKVIGAALQNGQLPLHQFILLLSGRAGFELIQKAVMAGIQVIAAVGAPSSLAVQLAAEHNITLIGFLRKDRFNVYSGAERVSCE encoded by the coding sequence ATGCAACCATCAGTGGCCCATATTATAATAAAAAAGATCAATGCCGGTGAGCAAACAGAGGTAGAGGATGAACTGGCCGTGGAGGAACCGCTTGAAATACAGCTGGGTTGGCAGGGACCTGCCGGGTTTACACAAAAAAATATTTCAGTAACCATGCGCACCCCGGGGAACGATGCGGAACTGGCGGCAGGTTTCCTGTTTACCGAAGGCATTGTTCAACACATTGATCAAATACAACATATACTACCGCAGGAAAACAGCGTACTGGTTATGCTGAAACCTGGTGTGATACCACAATTACAACAGGCCGAACGGAACTTCTTTACCACCTCCAGTTGCGGCGTTTGCGGCAAAACAGGTATCGATGCCATTAAAACGGTGCCGGTGTTCACCCAACAAAGGGAAAACCTGACGGTGCCTCACGGTTTGTTTTACGGATTGCAACACACCCTGCAACAAAAACAGGTGGTATTTGAAAGCACCGGCGGATTGCATGCTGCGGGCCTCTTTACTTTACAGGGCGAGTGTGAATTGCTGCGGGAGGATGTAGGCCGCCATAATGCCGTTGATAAAGTAATTGGCGCTGCCTTGCAAAACGGGCAATTGCCACTACACCAATTCATATTGCTCCTGAGCGGCCGTGCAGGCTTTGAACTGATCCAGAAAGCGGTGATGGCTGGCATACAGGTTATAGCAGCTGTGGGAGCGCCCAGCAGTTTGGCGGTGCAACTGGCAGCGGAACATAATATTACTTTAATTGGCTTTTTGCGAAAGGATAGGTTTAATGTGTATAGCGGGGCGGAGAGAGTGAGTTGTGAGTAG
- a CDS encoding FdhF/YdeP family oxidoreductase, with protein sequence MSDSNLNKGAENPERFTGLHLGPIKKAAAGIPAIVEALKQVVGEAGAARGLKALTHMNQKGGFDCPSCAWPDPDDDRSTLGEYCENGAKAVAEEATVKKLTPAFFAENSVQDLATLTDYEIGRKGRIAQPMFLPHGATHYQPITWEDAFHKIGAALNKLSSPNEAIFYTSGRTSNEAAFLYQLFVRAYGTNNLPDCSNMCHESSGVALGESLGIGKGSVKLEDFYEAEVIIILGQNPGTNHPRMLTALQKAKANGACIIAVNPLPETGLMGFNNPQSVKGLLGMDTHLTDIFLPVIINGDMALLKAVEYYLWQHEQNEPGKVFDHAFIEQNTAGFNDFINDLQQQKPEQLAQACGISLPQIREVADLLKDKTKIIACWAMGLTQHVNAVDTIKEIVNLLLLKGSIGKPGAGTCPVRGHSNVQGDRTMGIFEKPSQQLLDSIAANFQFTPPAKHGYDVVEAIKAMHGGKASVFFAMGGNFLSATPDTLYTAAALRKCTLTVHVSTKLNRSHLVHGHEALILPCLGRSDKDWMNGAEQIVSCENSMGVIQLSKGVLPPVSDQLLSEPVIVCRLAKATLGNRSTVDWDKYLQHYDYIREDIERTIPGFGDYNKRLRDPGGFYLPNCNRDGAFNTLSKKAHFNIAPIHTIHLHEGELVMMTIRSHDQFNTTIYGLDDRYRGIYKERRVILMNQGDMNQRNLKQGDVVDLYNHHGGVERVAHKFIVVPYPIPPTCAATYFPETNVLVPVNNVAKKSNTPVSKAVVITVKKVS encoded by the coding sequence ATGAGTGACTCCAATTTAAATAAAGGCGCTGAAAATCCTGAACGTTTCACCGGCTTACACCTGGGGCCTATAAAGAAAGCGGCGGCGGGCATACCAGCCATTGTGGAAGCGTTAAAACAAGTGGTGGGGGAAGCCGGCGCTGCCCGTGGATTGAAGGCGCTGACCCATATGAACCAGAAAGGCGGGTTTGATTGTCCCAGTTGCGCCTGGCCCGACCCGGACGATGACCGTTCCACCCTGGGTGAATATTGCGAAAATGGCGCAAAAGCCGTTGCAGAAGAGGCTACGGTTAAAAAATTAACGCCTGCGTTCTTTGCTGAAAACAGTGTGCAGGATCTGGCCACCCTTACCGATTATGAAATAGGCCGCAAAGGACGCATTGCGCAACCCATGTTCCTGCCGCATGGCGCCACGCATTATCAGCCCATCACCTGGGAAGATGCCTTCCACAAAATAGGCGCCGCTTTAAATAAATTATCCAGCCCCAATGAGGCCATCTTTTATACTTCGGGCCGCACCAGTAATGAAGCGGCCTTCTTATACCAGCTTTTTGTTCGTGCCTATGGCACCAACAACCTGCCCGATTGCAGCAATATGTGTCATGAAAGCAGTGGCGTAGCCCTGGGCGAATCGCTGGGGATTGGGAAAGGATCGGTAAAACTGGAAGATTTCTATGAAGCGGAGGTGATCATCATTCTCGGCCAAAACCCAGGCACCAATCACCCCCGCATGCTCACCGCCTTACAAAAAGCCAAGGCAAACGGCGCTTGCATTATAGCGGTAAACCCGTTGCCCGAAACGGGGTTGATGGGTTTTAACAACCCGCAATCAGTAAAAGGTTTGCTGGGCATGGATACGCACCTCACCGATATTTTTCTACCGGTGATCATCAATGGCGATATGGCCCTGCTGAAAGCAGTTGAATACTACTTGTGGCAACACGAACAAAATGAACCGGGCAAAGTATTCGATCATGCGTTTATTGAGCAAAATACCGCCGGTTTTAACGATTTCATCAATGACCTGCAACAACAAAAACCCGAACAGTTGGCACAGGCCTGCGGCATTTCGTTACCACAGATCAGGGAAGTAGCCGACCTGCTGAAAGATAAAACAAAGATCATTGCCTGCTGGGCCATGGGGCTTACGCAACATGTAAATGCGGTTGACACCATTAAGGAAATTGTAAACCTGTTATTGCTGAAAGGCAGTATAGGTAAACCCGGTGCAGGTACCTGCCCCGTACGTGGACACAGCAATGTACAGGGCGACCGCACCATGGGTATTTTTGAAAAGCCTTCGCAACAATTACTGGATAGTATTGCCGCCAACTTTCAGTTTACCCCACCCGCTAAACACGGGTATGATGTGGTGGAAGCCATCAAGGCCATGCATGGCGGCAAAGCATCGGTGTTTTTTGCCATGGGCGGCAACTTCTTATCGGCCACGCCCGATACGTTGTATACGGCTGCTGCGCTGCGCAAATGCACCTTAACGGTTCATGTATCTACCAAGCTTAACCGCAGCCACCTGGTGCATGGGCATGAAGCACTGATACTGCCCTGCCTGGGCCGCAGCGATAAAGACTGGATGAACGGAGCAGAACAAATTGTTTCGTGCGAAAATTCCATGGGAGTTATTCAATTGTCCAAAGGCGTATTGCCACCCGTGTCGGACCAGTTATTGAGTGAGCCGGTTATTGTTTGCCGGCTGGCCAAAGCCACCCTTGGCAATCGCAGCACGGTTGACTGGGATAAATATTTACAACACTACGACTATATACGGGAAGACATCGAGCGCACCATTCCCGGGTTTGGAGATTACAACAAACGGTTACGGGACCCGGGTGGATTTTATTTACCTAACTGCAACCGTGACGGTGCTTTTAATACGCTCTCGAAGAAAGCGCATTTTAACATCGCGCCCATTCATACTATTCACCTGCACGAGGGCGAATTGGTGATGATGACCATCCGCAGCCACGACCAGTTTAATACTACTATTTATGGGTTAGACGACCGGTACCGGGGTATTTATAAAGAGCGCCGGGTAATACTGATGAACCAGGGCGATATGAACCAGCGCAATTTAAAACAGGGGGATGTGGTTGACCTGTACAATCATCACGGTGGTGTGGAGCGGGTAGCGCACAAATTCATTGTAGTGCCCTATCCTATTCCGCCAACATGTGCGGCTACTTATTTTCCTGAAACCAATGTGTTGGTACCTGTAAATAATGTTGCTAAGAAGAGTAATACGCCTGTTTCCAAGGCGGTAGTAATTACGGTGAAGAAGGTTAGTTAG
- a CDS encoding amylo-alpha-1,6-glucosidase has product MKKHDTLVKLHDDKYYILASSSYADDRVLTLNYGDTFAIFDRWGDIKQFGTCSQGIYHQGTRFISDMELEINHYRPMLLSSNIKNENEMLSVDLTNPDISGDQNVVIPKGTLHISRSKFLQDGACHELIILYNYGSDSHEIDLELTFDADFRDIFEVRGMERKKRGKLQAPFASGNNHIVVSYTGLDNIERQTNLHFDPAPAFIKDNKITYRIKLAPQGGAFSINCTSVFTVYANPVQFESYFIAYDKIKTGMEKSKEMVAEIFTDNEQFNNWINRSKNDLLSLLVQTPFGSYPYAGVPWYNTVFGRDGTFTALETLWVAPNIAKGVLLYQAARQATKLLPLQDAEPGKILHEIRSGEMAETGEIPFKLYYGSIDTTPLFIVLAGQYLRRTDDIDTIRKIWENILNALTWIKVYGDMDGDGFVEYQRKAESGLANQGWKDSHDSISHENGDLASFPIALCEVQGYVYDAKIQAAYMAQRLGNNEMAEQLTKEASELKKHFNEVFWDEQLGTYILALDGDKKPCRVVASNVGHLLYSGIATTERAAQAAKKLMNDDMFNGWGVRTLSSKAARFNPMSYHNGSVWPHDTAIAAYGMARYGMMEPAMRLMQGLFDASLFIELQRLPELFCGFPFRQGEAPTAYPVACSPQAWSVAAVFLLLQACLSISFDGHEKKLTFYKPVLPDYLKEIRISNLRFGNEQFELDLIKYEHDLGIHLIKKPEGWEIVTIK; this is encoded by the coding sequence ATGAAAAAGCACGACACCCTGGTAAAACTACATGACGACAAGTACTACATTCTCGCTTCTTCTTCGTATGCCGATGATCGTGTGCTCACGTTGAACTATGGCGATACGTTTGCCATCTTTGACCGGTGGGGTGATATAAAACAATTCGGGACCTGTTCGCAGGGCATTTATCACCAGGGCACCCGGTTCATCAGCGACATGGAGCTGGAAATAAATCACTACCGGCCTATGCTGCTCAGTTCCAATATAAAGAACGAGAATGAAATGCTATCGGTTGACCTCACCAATCCCGATATTAGCGGAGATCAAAATGTAGTAATACCCAAAGGCACGTTACACATTTCCCGCAGTAAATTTCTGCAGGATGGGGCCTGTCATGAATTGATCATTCTGTATAATTATGGTTCCGATTCGCATGAAATTGACCTGGAGCTGACGTTTGACGCCGACTTCAGAGACATTTTTGAAGTGCGGGGTATGGAAAGAAAAAAACGGGGCAAATTACAAGCCCCTTTTGCCTCCGGCAACAACCATATAGTGGTTTCCTATACTGGTCTTGACAATATTGAACGGCAAACCAACCTGCATTTTGATCCGGCGCCGGCTTTTATAAAAGACAATAAGATCACGTACAGGATCAAACTGGCGCCACAAGGTGGCGCCTTCAGCATCAACTGTACTTCGGTGTTTACCGTGTATGCAAATCCCGTACAATTTGAGTCCTATTTCATTGCCTATGATAAGATAAAAACGGGCATGGAAAAGAGTAAAGAAATGGTGGCGGAGATCTTTACCGATAATGAACAATTCAATAACTGGATCAACCGCTCGAAAAATGATCTGCTGTCGTTACTGGTGCAAACACCGTTTGGCAGTTATCCATATGCGGGTGTGCCCTGGTACAATACGGTATTTGGCCGGGATGGCACCTTCACTGCTTTGGAAACGCTTTGGGTAGCGCCTAATATTGCCAAAGGGGTTTTATTATACCAGGCGGCACGGCAGGCAACAAAACTGTTACCATTGCAGGATGCCGAGCCCGGAAAGATCTTACACGAAATAAGATCGGGCGAAATGGCCGAGACCGGTGAAATTCCTTTTAAACTGTATTATGGCAGCATCGATACCACGCCTTTATTCATTGTGCTGGCGGGCCAGTATTTAAGAAGGACCGACGATATAGATACCATCCGGAAGATCTGGGAGAATATTTTAAATGCACTTACCTGGATAAAAGTATATGGCGATATGGATGGGGATGGGTTTGTTGAATACCAGCGGAAAGCAGAAAGCGGTTTGGCCAACCAGGGCTGGAAAGACTCGCACGATTCCATCTCGCACGAGAATGGCGACCTGGCCAGTTTTCCCATTGCCCTTTGTGAAGTGCAGGGGTATGTGTACGATGCAAAAATACAGGCCGCTTATATGGCGCAACGGTTAGGCAACAACGAGATGGCCGAACAATTGACAAAAGAAGCCAGTGAGCTGAAAAAACATTTCAACGAAGTATTCTGGGATGAACAATTAGGTACGTATATCCTGGCGCTGGATGGCGACAAAAAGCCCTGCCGGGTAGTTGCCTCGAACGTAGGCCATTTATTGTATTCGGGTATTGCTACCACTGAACGGGCTGCGCAGGCGGCTAAAAAACTGATGAATGATGATATGTTCAATGGCTGGGGCGTTCGCACCTTATCTTCAAAAGCGGCGCGGTTTAACCCTATGTCATATCACAACGGATCGGTATGGCCGCACGATACCGCCATTGCCGCTTATGGCATGGCCCGCTATGGCATGATGGAACCTGCCATGCGGTTGATGCAGGGGCTGTTTGATGCATCACTGTTTATTGAACTGCAACGCCTGCCTGAATTATTCTGTGGCTTTCCGTTCAGACAGGGAGAAGCGCCTACCGCCTACCCTGTTGCCTGCTCCCCGCAAGCCTGGTCGGTGGCAGCGGTATTCCTGTTATTACAGGCCTGCCTGAGCATTTCCTTCGATGGCCATGAAAAAAAGCTCACCTTTTACAAACCCGTACTTCCGGATTATTTAAAAGAGATCAGGATCTCCAACCTGCGGTTTGGCAATGAACAGTTTGAACTGGATCTGATCAAGTATGAACATGATCTGGGCATTCATTTGATTAAGAAACCGGAGGGATGGGAGATTGTTACGATCAAATAG
- a CDS encoding aldose epimerase family protein, giving the protein MNKLICHVVLLALLTGVASCGGENKQPSTEKSQEMIKAGVTSKDWGETDGKKVQLFTLTNKNGVTVTITNYGGVVTSWVTPDKNGNKSSIVVGMESLAEYLKKPPYFGALIGRYGNRIGDAKFKLDGKTYTLAANNGKNNLHGGNKGFDKQVWDATPAADSTPALTLSYLSKDGEEGFPGNLKVTVVYTLTDDGALNIDYSAETDKATPVNLTNHSYFNLTGSTENTILNHSLQIDADKYTPVDTTLIPTGEIKPVKGTPFDFTKAETIGARIDQVPGGYDHNFVLNRKDSTLQLVATLSDTTSGRKLEVYTTEPGLQFYSGNFLDGTFTSGGHPVKLRTALCLETQHFPDSPNKPNFPTTILKPGQKYHTVTKYKVSL; this is encoded by the coding sequence ATGAACAAATTGATTTGCCATGTAGTCTTGCTTGCGCTGCTTACCGGCGTAGCATCCTGCGGCGGCGAAAACAAACAACCTTCAACAGAAAAATCTCAGGAAATGATTAAAGCAGGCGTTACCTCAAAAGATTGGGGTGAAACAGATGGAAAAAAAGTACAGTTGTTTACCCTTACCAATAAAAACGGTGTTACCGTAACCATCACCAACTATGGCGGCGTGGTAACATCATGGGTCACTCCGGATAAAAACGGCAACAAATCAAGCATCGTAGTGGGAATGGAAAGCCTGGCGGAGTACCTGAAAAAGCCACCTTACTTTGGTGCGCTCATTGGCCGTTATGGCAACCGCATTGGCGATGCCAAATTCAAACTCGATGGTAAAACCTATACCTTAGCCGCCAATAACGGAAAAAATAACCTGCATGGCGGTAACAAAGGTTTCGATAAACAAGTGTGGGATGCAACCCCTGCTGCCGACAGCACGCCGGCGCTTACCTTAAGCTACCTGAGCAAAGATGGTGAAGAGGGGTTCCCCGGCAACCTGAAAGTAACGGTGGTGTATACCTTAACTGACGATGGCGCCCTGAATATCGACTACTCAGCTGAAACCGATAAAGCCACACCGGTTAACTTAACCAACCACAGTTATTTCAACCTCACTGGCAGCACGGAGAACACTATCCTGAATCACAGCCTGCAGATCGATGCTGATAAATATACCCCGGTTGATACCACGTTGATCCCTACCGGCGAGATCAAACCGGTAAAAGGAACGCCATTTGATTTTACAAAAGCTGAAACCATTGGCGCCCGCATCGACCAGGTACCCGGCGGTTATGACCACAACTTTGTGTTGAACCGTAAAGACAGCACCCTGCAACTGGTAGCTACTTTATCTGACACTACCAGCGGCCGTAAACTGGAAGTATATACCACTGAGCCTGGTCTGCAGTTTTACAGTGGTAACTTCCTCGATGGTACGTTTACAAGCGGCGGTCATCCCGTCAAATTGCGCACCGCACTTTGTTTGGAAACCCAGCATTTCCCTGATTCTCCCAACAAACCCAACTTCCCAACTACCATCCTGAAACCAGGACAGAAATACCACACCGTAACGAAGTATAAAGTTTCGTTGTAG
- a CDS encoding alpha-N-arabinofuranosidase: MKRLLFACTTLFALNSPAQNNLTFNVDAATTTINKNIYGHFAEHLGHCIYGGFYVGEGNTKIPNTNGVRNDVIDALKKLKIANLRWPGGCFADTYHWKDGIGPKDKRPTMVNAWWGGVTEDNSFGTHDFLNMCELIGTEPYLAGNVGSGTVQELTDWVQYVNFNGKSPMSDQRQQNGREKPWHVTFWGVGNEAWGCGGNMTPEHYADVYRQYATFMPAGSNETKIFRIASGANSKDYNWTEVLMKKIPLNMLGGVALHHYSVINWNKKGPAIDFNEQQYFQIMKQALFMDSLVIKHSAIMDKYDPEKRVALVVDEWGGWYDVEPGTNPGFLYQQNTMRDAMIAGCTLNIFHNHCDRVRMANLAQAINVLQAVILTNEEKLILTPTYHVMEMYNVHQNAKLVPLTIKCNDYVLGNEKLPAVSASASKDSTGAMHISLVNIDSKNTQDINITLEGGNYKTVGGRILASAKLQDYNSFEQPAKIKPAAFQGAALKGKTLSVKMPPFSVVVLELKN; encoded by the coding sequence ATGAAACGCTTGCTTTTTGCTTGTACAACACTGTTTGCTTTAAACTCGCCTGCCCAAAACAACCTGACCTTTAATGTAGATGCTGCTACAACCACCATCAACAAGAATATTTATGGCCATTTTGCCGAGCACCTGGGCCATTGTATTTATGGTGGTTTTTATGTGGGTGAGGGCAACACAAAGATCCCCAATACAAATGGGGTACGCAATGATGTTATAGACGCCCTGAAAAAATTAAAGATCGCCAACCTGCGCTGGCCGGGCGGTTGTTTTGCCGATACCTATCACTGGAAAGATGGGATTGGCCCCAAGGACAAAAGGCCCACCATGGTAAATGCCTGGTGGGGCGGGGTTACGGAAGACAACAGCTTCGGTACCCACGATTTTTTAAATATGTGCGAACTCATCGGCACAGAGCCTTACCTGGCGGGTAATGTAGGCAGTGGTACTGTGCAGGAGCTCACCGATTGGGTGCAGTATGTAAACTTCAACGGTAAAAGCCCTATGAGTGATCAGCGTCAACAGAATGGCCGCGAAAAACCCTGGCATGTAACGTTCTGGGGTGTGGGCAATGAAGCCTGGGGTTGTGGTGGTAATATGACGCCTGAGCACTATGCCGATGTATATCGCCAGTATGCCACCTTTATGCCGGCAGGGTCAAATGAAACTAAAATATTCCGCATAGCTTCCGGCGCCAATTCAAAAGATTATAACTGGACGGAAGTGCTGATGAAAAAGATCCCGCTCAATATGCTGGGCGGGGTGGCGCTGCATCACTATTCGGTAATTAACTGGAATAAAAAAGGCCCGGCCATTGATTTTAACGAACAGCAATATTTTCAGATCATGAAACAGGCCCTGTTCATGGATTCCCTGGTAATAAAGCATTCCGCCATTATGGATAAATACGATCCTGAAAAACGGGTAGCCCTGGTAGTGGATGAGTGGGGCGGCTGGTACGATGTGGAGCCTGGCACCAATCCCGGTTTCCTGTATCAGCAAAACACCATGCGCGATGCCATGATAGCCGGTTGCACCCTGAACATCTTCCATAACCATTGCGACCGCGTGCGCATGGCCAACCTGGCGCAGGCCATCAACGTGCTGCAGGCTGTTATTCTCACCAATGAAGAAAAACTGATCCTGACACCTACCTATCACGTAATGGAAATGTATAATGTGCACCAAAATGCTAAACTGGTACCTTTGACCATCAAGTGCAACGATTATGTGTTGGGCAATGAAAAATTACCGGCTGTTTCTGCTTCGGCTTCAAAGGACTCTACCGGGGCCATGCATATTTCGCTGGTGAATATCGATTCAAAGAACACGCAGGACATCAATATCACATTGGAAGGCGGGAATTATAAAACCGTTGGCGGCCGTATCCTGGCTTCTGCTAAACTGCAGGACTATAACAGCTTTGAACAGCCTGCTAAAATAAAACCCGCGGCATTCCAGGGCGCGGCTTTAAAAGGCAAAACGCTTAGCGTAAAAATGCCGCCTTTCTCGGTGGTTGTGCTGGAGTTAAAGAATTAG